From the genome of Magnolia sinica isolate HGM2019 chromosome 12, MsV1, whole genome shotgun sequence:
GCAATGGAGACCAATAACTACACCGGCTAGGAGTGAGTCTGCCCAACTTGAAGACTCTAAAAGGGCATGGGGAAGGCCTGAACGGACATCAGTAgagatagtaagaaaagatttgatgacataCGGTTAAttaaggatatggtccttgatagagtggaatgccaTAACAGGATTCATGTGCCCAaacccaattagttggtataagatgatgatgatgattttccttcaacactgagatcatgggatcaagtgtgtgtgtgtgtgtggctcagtggtagacagactTTCCTTcagctcagtggtagacagactttccttcaacactgagatcatgggatcatgtgtgtgtgtgtgtgtgtgtgtcttcaaaaaaacaaaaaagtaaatagagaatcaaaattaaatatgaaattcatAAGTAGAAATGAAGATAAATCTCTTCTTCAAGCTATGTAACAATGACATTCTAACTACTAGAAAATTTTCATAGGGGACTGACTCACCAGtggacatacatcaagatgggcataACAGAAACAAATTAATTTGTAAATCTCTCCATTACTCTCATAATTTTCATGACAGATCAATgtttgtcaaaatcattatttgTATCACTTATTGTGACAGAGGTCAAATCGTATCGAATTGCAAGTCTTATGTAAATCTTatgattttcttatttcttaACCCAATcgaaaacaccaaaaaaaaaaaaaaaaaaaaagaagaagaagaagaagaagaagaagaagaagaagttaaaaCTCATCAATAATTCAAcaatccatttcccatcaatatACACCATGAACAGTATTCACATATCATGATGTTATCAATTGAGAGCATGCACACAGTATACACATCATGTGTAAAATGGTAAAACCGTAAAAGGGGttgaagtaaaaaataaaaagaagaagaactagGAGAAGAACTGggtaaaaagaaagaagaaaacatgAATAAGCATTGGGGAGGGCCTTTTTCAAGTTTTATAAGCAAAAggataaaaagaaagaagaaaaaatgaattttaaaaaaataaaaattataataataataaaaagaatttTTAATGTAATTTTGGGCCCATTTATGCAATTCTATGATTATCATATGATTCAATACATTAATCATATGATTTGATACAATTCATACAATAATCGCACGATTAGTTAAGATCAACGATTTGGGTGTACAATCTGAATCGTATAAGATACAAATCATGTGATAACATACGAATCTTGTTGTCTGTATACCCATGTGCTACCATATGAATCTACGATTTGGACAACCATGATCAAATCTATCtatctgacatccaacccttccaattggacagtttggatgtcgCACACATGAAATGTTCAAAGTTATCCACTGGGAAGACTCTCGATGGCGGTCCAACTGGTTggaattgatatatatatatggtaaatggtactatgaggtcgagctctgtggaccccattgCAATCAATGTCATgacatccacactgtgcatttggtgggtcccctctaggttataggatatcccaaaaatcagccatatccggaacacaagtgggccataccatctgaacctgtgtgaaatcatgcctaaaacatctaaaagcacttggtgggacccacctgaattttgaatatggctgaaacttggtgtgatccctcatccaagtgggacacacaatggatggtctggatgtctgaaccacatctcagtgggccctataaacaatcatcaaggtttcaatgggtggataTCTACTCTCAACTGCtctgtgatatggcccacctaagtcatggattagcctgatttttagatccatggcccaccatggaagggtgcatttgactgatggagtGGATGTCCATCGCACTtgcacatcacggtgaggcccacaaagctcgacgtcatgggaagcttcccatgaggtcaacctcatagtcccttttccctgtgtgtgtgtgtgtgtgtgtgatgtttCTATGAAACAAGGAGGAATTACAAGATCCTCGCTTCAAGGCTTTGCCCACCATGGCTGGAACACACCTCAAAATCTCCTTGATAAGTGATACTCTTCCCTGCTCCCACAGCTGAACTTGCAGTTGCTTCCCTCACACTTCCTGCAGCTAAGAGCTGAACAATAGGTTTCTAGTTAGGCTGTTAGGGAGAACAATAACTCCAACCTTATATATCAATTCCAGAACAACACTGCAACAAATTTTCCAAGCCGAACTGGTTGACTATTAAGACCACATGGAAAAATGAAATAGCAGGATGTTATCAATCATCAATCAGAGATAGAAAAGTACTTACCAAGCCATTTATCAAACGAAAGAGTAACAACATTGAAATATTAGCCTGAGTTCCCTTTTGGTCCGAACAGGGAAGTTCCTTTCGGAGATTACTTTGTACATCTGTAGCCATGGTTGGTCTATCCAGCCACCAATCTGACAGACCCATCATGGATGGAACATTCACCCAAAATCTCCCaaactggaagatcctagccatcaaagcATTGGTCTTTCCTCTGAATGCGGTTTGCTTGCGCATTTCTTTTTAACTGTGTATTTGCATGCCAACAACAGGGAGAGTAGAGTTGACCAATTGAGATGATATTCTGGGATTGGTCCACCCCTGatgggggccatcagatcaatggcttggattgaccatgggcccacatcaacaaaataAGTTCCAAACAGGTAAATTCCCAGTTCAGTACAAATAGAAAAATCAGCCTCTAGAACTATAGctctgttttaaaaaaataataaataataaataacaataataaagaaataaataaaaagaaactttgCTACAGTTGTTGGATTTCAATGCATATGCTCCACCATACCAGATTACATAACTACCACTTAGCTCGCGTTTGGATGCCCTGTCAAACTGAATTGCAATTGCTTGTCTACTGAAGTGGAAATGAACAAATTAGCCTAGCAATCATATTGCCTTTGGGGCTACAATTTGAAGGCTAATTCCTCATTAAAAAGACTAGGAAATATCATTGTTTCTTTCTCATCTCCCCTTGAGTAAGCCGAATGTCCGCAATTCCATTTGCTTGTGCATTTACATGTTCCATTGAAAAATGCACGATAGAGTAGAATTCTAAGTGGTGACATATATCAAAAGATCTAACAGTACCCTTTCTTAGAATATCTCAACATGCAGAAGCTGCAAAATAAAGAAATGTAGATAGAATCAAATGCaaataaatccaacccattcaaaaccAAATACAAACACAGGTAATTAGCTCATTgattaagcccaaaaacaaaaatagaagttGAATTTTACTGAATTTGAATACAAACTTATTTTTATTCCCTTGCAATCCTTAAATTAAACACTGTAAGCTTTCGATGTCACATATGTTTACAAAGGAATTTCATACAATCCGTCACTCTCCTAAATCAGACAGGAGAAACACTAGATGCAATCTTAGATCAGTTCTGTCTGTAGGCGATGTAGTTCGCTAACGAAATCAAAGGGGCCGCCTTCTCGGGATTGAATCCCAAGAGCTGATCTTGTGCTTCTCGATTCAGCTTCTCGGCAAACTCTCTCGATTTCTCAAGTCCCAACAATTTCGGGTAAGTGACCTTGTCGGCCACCAGATCCTTCCCGGCAGTCTTCCCCAACTCCTGTGACGATTTAGTCACGTCAAGGATATCGTCGACCACTTGAAACAGCAGACCGATGCACTGGGCGAACTTCCTCAACTTCTCGACCTCTTTGTCTGACCCGCCGCCCAGGATCGCCCCAATCACGACAGCTCCCTCTAGGAGGGCAGCCGTTTTGTGCAGGTGGATGAACTCGAGCTGTTCAAGCCCGACATCCTGCACCCCAGTCGAACTGATATCGACTACCTGCCCTGCAACGAGCCCCTCCGACCCAATTGCCTTGGCCAGCTCGGCAATTGCGCGGATGACCTGCCCTGGCGAAGCCCCCACCGTCGCCTCCGCCATATGCTCAAAGGCAAACGCCAGGAGGGCGTCCCCAGCGAGGACGGCCACGCCCTCACCAAACACCTTGTGGTTCGTGGGCTTCCCCCGCCGGAGGTCGTCATTGTCCATGCACGGCAGGTCATCGTGAATCAACGACATGGTGTGTATCATCTCGATCGCACACGCCGATGGCATGGCGGTGATCTCATCACCCCCAACAAGCTCGCACGCGGCGATGCAGAGCACTGGGCGGACCCGCTTCCCGCCTGCAAGGAGCGAGTACCGCATCGCCTCGTGGATCGTCTCTGGTTCCCTCAGGGAAATAGCCCTGTCGAGAGCCTGATTTACAGAACTGCCCTTCTGGAGCATGTAGCTCTTGAAATCAAAGGCATGGGAGGCCAGTTTGGTCATTTGGGCATCGGGGTTTTGGCCCAATTCATCCTCTTTGACATGCTCTTGGGCAAGGTGGGTAGCAGAAATGCAGGTTCTGGAGAAAGGCCTTACAGCAAAAAGAGTACAAGAGAGGGGGTTTATTGTAAAAAACGACATGGGTGCTGAAACTCTCCTACTCACCTGACTAAACATCGAGCAGGTTGATGATTTCGATGCCGTTTGATGGTTAACGATCGAGCATGTCTGAGGAATGAAAGCCCAagaacccatctctctctctctctctctctctctctctctctctctctctcttttcttcttctttttttctaattTGTTTGGGTGGGAAGGGGGTGGAGGGAATCTTCTTATAAGAAGAAcagagaaatgaagaaaagagCAAATCCCATGAATTTAAATAGGTTCCTGAGAAAGAGAGTGGCAGAGAGGAAgtggagtgtttttttttttgttttttttttaagtttttttaaaaGGTCGGGATATTATATATTATCTAGAGAAACGACAGTATACAGCCATTGTACGTGAACTTTATATCCATCTTTCTTTTTCCTCAAAAATAtcgtatttattatatatccaatCCACTACGATTTATTAATATTTTTACGAAAATAATTAAGATCTACTTAATGAGTGGACCACAAAAGAATATGGGATTTTCACCGTTGGTTCacttattttgaaatttttacttATATATTTATGATATTGGTCTGATTTTTTATCCGTATCAGCAATATAAACTAATTTATATTTTCTAGGAATTGGATATGCTATATATTCTCTTTTTTTCAAGAAATTGAGAAGTGAATACGAAAGTTTGTATACAGTGGTTGTGTGTGAGCACTACTCTATCTTTTAAACTATACATGTTTGAGGTGTTTGAGAGATGGAATGTGATTGCGACACCTGCCAATGTAGTGTACGTAGCAGACTTTCCACCATTGGTGTGTATCTTTTGTGGCAACTGACGTGGCAAACAAGTGCGCTCTTTTCCCCTGACATGATAAGTAGGGGTGTACCCGAACCACGCTGGCTCGGCTCGACTTGAAGaagctcagctcagctcggttcaaaGTTGGGTATGATCCAAGTTAAGCtggttttttgagctcgaaaatgagtttgagcatGCCAGCTCAACTCAGATAGAATCCAAATCGAATCGGACTCGGATCCAACTAGTTTAGTGACCCAGttactttgtcattgatgttgcacaccaattgtttgataaaataacttaATGAAATATGATTGGTGGCAAGGAAGAtttgtacatgaaataaatatctttctttttttgtttttttaacaaagaaaaaataaaatatgttaCTTAAAAGGTATTTGTgaaaatatatataaaactattgcctctgtttgtaaaatagtgggtttttgaagttatagttcaggtatttgtgaaaatgtctcAATAACAAACTCAGCTTGGTCTTATCTTGAACTCGGCCCTAATTGGCCTGAGctactgactgaaccgagccgagctggccagtcaagctcgagaaccgagccgagtcgagttcgagctaaggtcagacattgttcgagccaagccgagctgaggccagctcgactcgattcgactcgatgtacacccctaatgatACGAATGGATGAGGAAGGATGTAGatttcttgcaaaagcctttcTCGTGAAGTTCCTGTGTGCTGAAAATGTAGGGGGGCTTATTGTGGTGTTTGtgagacatccaacccattcatccatttttttaggttattttaagacatgaggatAATTTTGAGCTGGATTCAAGAATCAAGTGGGCAAAAAATGTGAGGATGGAACttgcatagttgaaatattcataaggCCACGTAAGTTTTAAATTAGAATAATATTTGCGTTCACACTTTATTTCAATAATTTTAAATTAgaacaatatttgtgttttcaattcatctccaTAAGAATGAAGCTACCAAGGACATAGATGCAATTTATGCATCAAACTtacaagggttttaatggtaagaatttccctaCTGACCTATTCCAAAGTATCTTGAGTACAGTAGCTTCTCTTTTTTTGTCCCAAGTTCCAAAATAAGCTCACAGAATAAGTGGACAAaataaatttctcaaaaatattaCTGTGGGCTCACCTTAGTCTCGAGCACAGGAACTAAGTGTGAAAGGCTCTCGTAAGAAATCCACGTGCAGAATACAAACATCTCTCACATGGCAGGTGACCGAAAAATTAGGTCCGTCCATTTACTGGGTCCGTGTATGGGTGGATTATGACTTAAAAGTCACTCCAAGTAGATATACATGaagcatgctcacctgtgcacatgcacacctttgcacacgtgtcatggacatgtaatccaaaccatccatgtgatgtggcatcccatCAAACTTTAAGAGattaattttcaccctaatctaaaactctggtgagcCATATAAAAGATAGAtacaaatcaatggaggaaagttttttattttttcacagcccaccaaagtttcggaTCGAAGTAAAAGTTGAGCCCCAGGAGTTTCATGGAGtgatgcatcacatggaccattcagattttagattcacaTCACTTATGATGATTTCTCAAAAAGTTCACATTGTCTGGGGCACAGCTGAGCATTTGTCTTTTTATctattatatctaaatcattaaaattaccattaaaaattaatattaataaaatttataaagaCTAAAATGGAGATGGTCGTCTCTAAACAACCCGTCCTAGTAGACCCATCCATATATGACCCTGCCACGTGTCCTGTGGTGGATGGCAGTAACAGATTACGGTACTTCCACCTCTGCGCGGATTTCcttcgaaagcctttcgcatgaagttactgcgcaaggatgctgggtggggcccaccgacatGTTTTTGGTAAAttcaatccgttcatccatttttcgagatcatttaaggACTTGATATAAAAAATTAGGTGTATATAGAACTACAGTgggacacacgagaggaaaaagtgatcattcagtgagcaccgttgaagcattcttatgcccaaaaaattattgtatcagtctatatttttggttttttcacttcatcccattgacaatgaccttataaacggtttagataacatataaacatcaaggttgagattaggaagatttcaatggcagaaatttctttccctaattttccctctcgtgtgacgtACTTTAGctttatatttcattttttgtcGCACGCtctaaaatgagatctcaaaacggatggacggaatggatttctcacatacattgtagtgggccccacccagatccttgcgcaggaacttcctgcgaaaggctttggcaggaaatccgcgtcacaGAATTCTATTGGCTCTATTAAGTGCGAGATTTTAAGAAATGATCCCATATCGAAGTGAATGTGAACTTGTACACAAAAATTTCTTTCCTGCAAATGTATCAAATGCATATGAGATCTGAGCCATGAAAACTATGGCCCATAGATGATGAACACATATTATGAAAATTTGGTCAATCAAGTTACCAGATAAGCCAAAAAATTACACCGTCATATCATCGGTTGTAAATTGATGTTAATGTTATGCTCGCCTGAAAATTAATGGTCTGAATTTTCTTACTAGGTGATCAATCATATTCATTGGCCCACCTTTACAAGTATAagatatttgatatatttgaCATCTCAATCAGTGGGAAGAAATAGTTGTATATGAAAGTTCACATACATATGATTGTATATGATTATTTCTTTGAGATTCTTTGTGAttagagaaatttaggactgtggaccccaccttttatccagatGTTTTTACGAAAgaagacggacgcggattggctactgacaggttgagtaccgAGATTGCTActtaagtgacgtcactaagttctgtgggtcccaacgtaatgtattttttgtatccacaccgtccatacatcttgatatatcattttagggtatgatccagagaatgagtcacatccaaaactcctgtggaccacaccacagaaaaaagtggggagagtgacaccaccgttaaaagcttctaaaagccacgaaagttttcgatcaagctgataattgtgtttccACTTCTTTAaagtctttgttaacttttgaacagtttggatttcgaaaacaaatcatggtggtccttaggaaggtttcaacggtaggcataaACCTTCCccctattttctgtggtggggtccactaaagctttggatctacctcattctttggctcaggcattaaaatgatatctccaaatggatggacggcatggatacaacacatacatcatagtcgggtccacagaacttggtgacgtcacttcaatagcgggtcttgctactcaacctgtaagtatccaatccgcgtccaaagAAAACAAtccttgttttgcaacttagaccgcCACGTGCGGAGACtgaatttcaggatgaaaatacccctccttttttaATACTCCTTTCACTGCATTGCTTTCAGCGTTGCTTTCACTCCACTTAACGTAAAAACAGTGCTTTCAGCcctactgtaagacccgtgtcctagtcctaccattccgttggcttccacggtcattctggtcgaattccggcaaccttcgcaccgtattcggcgtttgcgcacgatcctaaaccAGGTCTCGTGCACCGACGTCGgtttgatccgaaagttgtattatagcgaccgcgtcgtcaccgcgattccaacgcagtgacttgcgcaccgaaccgatacggcaagaagatgccgatctgcgtttattccgaagaaacaccgcgcgttgcggattttgagggaatctctacaattagtctcatcaatcaaccattaatgcaagccttacctcaagtacaacaacccatttcctcctttttcaaaagtctaccctctttccacctcaccactcctcttttttcaaatttcaaccataaccataccacctttacaaaatgtcaacccaacccatcacccatcacacctcacccatccatatcacctctctctctctcatttctaaaatctctaagcaactcaagcctctcaaacgatccaagctttcctctccctcccaagtgtggtccaccttctcatcttccatctcaaccatctaaaccccatcaacctccatcaaagttgaagctaaggagcattggagtctaagggaccaagaagaaggaagataaggtgggtgatccaccgttaaatcttgatctttagggcccacttgttgtgggacccattttgatgtatgtgttgtatcaatggagggcccatagtggcggggtccctcctctctatctcaccgtatttttctctctctctttcgttgtgatggtgtggatcccaccaatatgtgttacatctaccccgtccatctacatcaaacggtgtggtccactctagtacaggtgatgatccacaccatccactgtttggatgggtccaatgcatcttttttatatatatatgtatatatatatatgtaatattttatataatatatatataatgtgatatgtatttatatatatatatatatatatataatataagatatatattatatgtatatgtatacatattggtgggccacgtccatgtgggacccaccacaatgatgtgattatgcaagtcgtccagcgtccctggacgctggacgttggcaacagtaaagtgttaactggcatggctgtgtgcttaaaaaaaaaaaagagagagagagagaaagaagtggtggacctctcatgcaagccccaccttgatgtacatgcataatccaagccgtccatttcgttcccctggtcattttaggcattaagccgaaaaatgaaaccgatcccttttcttggtgggccatatcataggaaactgTAGTGTTTATCATTGAAAACCATCTGGATCTTTTTATTCGCCAGAAACAGGCCGtatattggactctgtttgactgtatcGAGCGGGGGAATGCAATGGACGGGACAGATTTCctcgatgtggaccccacctgtggaaaaccacagaaaaacccgattaaaaaaaatagaagcagaagcagcagcgctgctgctgctgtcagaagacgcaagcagcgcctgcggctgcgctgccgctgacggacggactgGCTGGtggtcacggccccagctgtgggccccaccttgatgcgtttcgaagatcaacaccgtgcatttgatgggtccccacagactGGACGTCCACCTCAAAAATAAGCTttatacgaaacttaggtgggccacaccatctaaaatcatgtgaagacatgtctaaacaataaaaacacttggtggggcctacctgaaatttggatgctgctgaaacttggcctgtaccctcagccaagtgggacacacataatgaacgggctgaatttgtggaccacatcacggtgggctccctatccacgtgtataaaaaaaataataataataataaatcatcacggtgggctccctgaccgtgtgcgAGATTGGATGTAAgtaaatggtgggccctacccacggtctgtgtgaccttacgaatagtttgggtggaaaataaacattccagtgggcccagtcctTGGTTCAGATGGCTtcatgaacagttgggtggaaaataaacattatgttgggccttaagttgggtggaaaataaacattatattgggccttaggctaggtggaaaataagcattatggtggaccccacttatgtaagtattgtaaactacaccctccattagtgtgggctccatcaggatgcatgtatttcattcgACTGTCCAACCGtctggagataatttaaggcccattgtggaggcccaccttcatttattggtggtccttgttgaggcccaccttgatttgtattaggccgaTATTATGAAGCCCATTTGTGgcactggaggcccatgggtcaaggcccaataggacgtacataaggcctaatgtagtgtaattccaccatggtatatgtattgatttcgtaacgggccacgccttgggagcaatgctggtttgacatccacattgaatagataatgttggttaaatgtccgcattataactctccctaaggcccactgataggtccatacttgtggtaagtaggccgtctaggcccatctccgttatacacagagcccatctctttatatatgtttagtatagatccatgattcatgatcatccgcatcatatgtatgcctgatgtgaggagtgaccgatcatagcatatgccttcgggtggactgtttatgggctccctgataggcggagttgccccatataaatgcatggtacacacaggactgttgcatgactgataatatgattcatgtacttgcatttgtgtgattgtagttattatatgccctagcgacatcagggccatagccttcacagacacatcgtggatggctgggttggataccgaaaatatttggttctagcatacgggcgccatagatgtccctgggtgaaaattcctaaacccgatggtaccagaggatgactccaacgtcgagaccgagtggatatatgagcgcatgagggccgaataccaggaggccgcatctcccactgtgtcgtggtcggttggaaaggagtgtggccttactcgcccaagggtagggggcaatactaggctgagtttgaccagctcgagaatgggtccgctatcgacgtgccggattggtattggcagactattggtcaggcggatagtgaggtttcttacgctcacttggactatgcggctaggagggcgacagtgccatttggagtgtattgaaccccggtgattatccagaatgagaactgtactgatatatgatgaggtttgacatgcttgagttgcatctcgcatcgcatggctgtgttatgaccgatagcattcatatcttgcaccgcatagccttggtacggctaattgcattcatgtgctcatcaccatgattccgcattactctgaccttgcattttgagcacgcttatattgcgcacatacttacaccaccctctaagctttctataagcttatgcacgattgttgCATGCAGGGGACGCCAaaacgcagtcgcagccatagtcttgccatagttggagcgtgcagccgagcttctgaagTTTTGTTTCTtctgttacattgtattttccctttcagacgcattgtactcaaaagtttttgatcatagtggattttgtagtggtgttcttgtggttattatttgtgggttatgcttttgttatgctcattatgaatcagactgatgatttgaaatcctccttatagtatccaaggatcagaacctggtgaatgggtgccgggatccgaaaatggggttctacggaggctgtcggcgccgaattcggcgatcgggaattttgtgagcccagtttccgagttcgggaCGTGACACCTACACTCTCGTGGAACTAAGAACTGAAGTACAAAgggttttcttttcatttttccgaCTGAAATATTTGTGAATCGTCTAGATATCATCAttttacatttgccatttttcatCTTAACTAGGATTACGTGAAATCCCACGAGCTGGTTGCATCTCCTTGAAAAGGT
Proteins encoded in this window:
- the LOC131221360 gene encoding geranylgeranyl pyrophosphate synthase, chloroplastic-like — its product is MGSWAFIPQTCSIVNHQTASKSSTCSMFSQVSRRVSAPMSFFTINPLSCTLFAVRPFSRTCISATHLAQEHVKEDELGQNPDAQMTKLASHAFDFKSYMLQKGSSVNQALDRAISLREPETIHEAMRYSLLAGGKRVRPVLCIAACELVGGDEITAMPSACAIEMIHTMSLIHDDLPCMDNDDLRRGKPTNHKVFGEGVAVLAGDALLAFAFEHMAEATVGASPGQVIRAIAELAKAIGSEGLVAGQVVDISSTGVQDVGLEQLEFIHLHKTAALLEGAVVIGAILGGGSDKEVEKLRKFAQCIGLLFQVVDDILDVTKSSQELGKTAGKDLVADKVTYPKLLGLEKSREFAEKLNREAQDQLLGFNPEKAAPLISLANYIAYRQN